cgggtagtcaggctaattgaggtagtatatacatgtagatatggttaaagtgactatgcatatatgataaacagagagtagcagtaatgTAAAAGAGTGGTTGGTGGGACACAATTCagacccggccaggtctctgacctcctccggCATCTGCAAACGTAATGGTGGTGTTGTAGttgtgcctggccacgcagtcgtgggtgaacagggagtataggaggggactgagcacgcacccgaggggctccagtgttgaggatcagggtggcggatgtgttgctacctacccgtCAGGAAGTACATGGGGACAACCCTTTTTAATACACTTAGAGGTTTAATAGAGTGGTGTTTTGGAAAGCAATCTTCATAAGTATGAATCCTGATGTAGAGCAAGAGTAGCCTGGTCCTAGACCTGTGTCTGCTGTCTCGCTACCCCCCCCTATGGTCATTGTCGTGTCAAATTATCATGAACACaaacaaatctgggaccaggctaaaacAAGAGTAGGAGTGTATAAATCATCATCCCTTTACAAAACATCTACAGTGGTCAATTCCAACTAACAGTTTGTCACCTCACCTACAGGGTGAGAAAGACCACTTCCATCTGTGCCATAGATGATCCAGAGTCCATTGATGTATTTATTAGTGCACACTGTAACAAAACGTTTCCCAACAAAAAACATCtggcaaacaagagtttctattggacaaatttagATAATACCGAACATGGGGGGACCCGTTTACTTCCTAGTGACCACTTGGCAGAGGTCGAGCTTAGTAGCTTCCGTACCTCTTGTATCCAGTGATGCGGATTGTGGCGGGCAGCGGTTCTCTCATAGCCGCCATGAACTGGTCAAACTCCCCCTCGGGCACCAGGCCCAGCTCCTGGTAGTATGCCTCAAACAGCTTGTTCTCCTTGATGATGTCAGCGTAGCCTGCACCCCAACCCTACAGGACAGATACATCGGAGGAGAGGGAAGACGCGAGGCGACATTGGGTGGAGAGCAGATGAGGGGGGAACCGAATAGGAGACatgggaggagaggaatggatggGGGTGAAGTGGATGTTAGTTTTCTGAATTGCAGCCTCAGATGGATAGATATTGATAGAGTTTACTATCATAGTACAATAGCtataacctggtcccagatctgtttttacTGTATAGCCAACTCCTTGACATGCCAGCACAAACATCTGGGACCAAGataaaatagctagctagctacacatagCTATGTCAACGAGTTGTGCAGtagtaatcaaatcaaagttgctGGGGAGAAATTAAATCTCTTTGACTCGGCATACAGTAATTTGAGGTGACCTAGGCAAGTTAGCTACAGTACGCTAAATTAGCCGGCTAGCTATGAAGAGCTATCAAAACTTACAGCATTGTCCCGGTTATCTCTTCCACCAGGCTTGCTATTATTTTGATGCTCCTTCTTTCTCAGTCGACTTCTCTTTCCCATTTTGGAAACACACACTACTCTAAATATGAACCTGCGAAGCAACGTTCTGGTGtagctaaatgtattttgctaacaGGGTGATTGAAATGCGAATGGTACTGCACTCGTGTTCTGTTTCATCTTCTGACGCACACATGTGAGACAGGACCCCAGTTTATGGGTGGCGATGTATTAGCCTGAGAAATAGAAAATATCAGTGCAACATTTTGGCCAACTAAAACCAAAAACACACTCATATGTTTTCGTTTTGGAGCTAGTCAGACAGTGATAAatgatgtgtttttttgtgtatgCACTAATGCCCCTTCCTCCAAACAATGTCTGATCAACGATATAGTCCGTGGCTTATTCCTCGCCAGTTAAGGAACCCAGGGGCAATGGCTATATActttttttattgttattttttttaacagcAGTTTGCATAAATATGTAATGGAATTCATCTAAAATTACTGTAATTTCATATTTTTACCAGTGTGGTGGTTTCTCCTGAACACACCTTGTAGTTGAATAACATTGTATCCATTTTCAATTGGCTAGATAATGACGATGCAAAACAAAGTGACTCGATTGGTTTATTAGGAGTCAGGCTCCTTTATTTATCCTTATGATTGGACCATGGAACTGAGCAGACCAGTGAGATGATCGCAGTACGCATACTTGTGCAAGTGACATATGTGTTCATTATTGCCTTGGATACATTCAttttatttacattgttttgaatACAATTTTAATTTCTTACACTATTTGCAGCTTATCTGGTAAAGATGGACAGTATTCTTTCAAAGCTTTTCGCCTCCGAGACAGAAGAGTTGTATGTTTTGGACTGCCTGGCATACTTCATGATTTTCATGGCTGCTTGTACCTTCATAACATTACTATTTGAGAATGTCCCCTATGGCAGATACGCAACAAGCAGATATGGATTCCCCGTCAACGTCAAATTCGCCTGGTTCGTGCAGGAACTACCTGCTTTTCTGGTGCCACTGTGCCTTGTGCTGTGGACTTCTGCGGCGAAAACCACTCATCTTCCCAATCAGCTACTGCTGGTCATGTACTTCTGCCACTATGTGCAAAGGTAAGACCCAATGGTTAGAAGATAGTTTGACAAAGTAACACTGTACTTCACATGCATACAAAGTACTAACTGTCATATCTAGGTCAGTGGTTCTCAAACGTTTTTTGGTTACTGTACAACCAAGTACATTTTGCTCTGCCCAGAGTACCCCCTCATATGCAATTGATTTCTCAATTGTAATAACACATTGCTAAATGATGTGCCAACGTTGTAACTGAAATGCAGTGCATTGCCAGCCATGAGACACATGCATCCTAGACAACTGGTGGGGAAATTATTATTCATCAGTTCTATTTATATTCTTCTAGATCTCTCATCTATCCATTTTTAATTCGTGGAGGGAAATCTACACCATTTGCATCGTTCGCCTTGGCCTTTGTGTTCTGCATCTATAATGGCTACATGCAGGTCAGATACCTGAGCCACTATGCAGAGTACTCTGCTGATTGGGTTACCAGCCCTTGCTTTATCACAGGTAAGAGACATGGCTGACATGACATACAGCATAGGGTCTGTATTAATGCATAAACCACACATTCACAAATTACACAGTTGTCTATTTCAATATGTTCCATGAATTTCTTCTCGTTCTAGAGTTATCCACATCATGCTATCCAAAACATACCTTACATTTCCTCATTTTCACCTCATTGGTTGTCTTATATACACTGTCATTATAAATCAGCTTCCCCATTGGTTGATTTTCAGGCTCTGCGCtatggttggtgggttggttggtgAACATTCACTCAGACCACATCCTGAGGAACCTACGGAAGCCTGGAGAGATCAGCTACAAGATACCAACAGGTAAGATACCTGCTACCAGAGAgcgatatagagagagacaggttttcCACTGATCAGACGCCATGACCGTTTTGGACAGCATGCTGTAACAATTTCACATCAGTTCTCTCACAGCCAGCTGAACACATTGTAAATAATGGCTGTGAAATGTGTCTATGCTAGCTACAACCATAGTAGCACACTGATGTTCAGTGTTGCTTAAAACAGGGAGTTCACTCTTTCCAGAGGGTGGATCCAGTATTCTATTTTAAATCCAGGGTTACAGAGAGTAGTGTCACTATGACACACCAGAGAGGGTTGAAACCATCACCTTGTGCCCGAGGTGAACCCTTCATAACTGATGAACCAGTTGAAACCTGTCCACCCTAAAGCCTTGTAGAAATAAAGCTTTTTATGGTAGAGACAGAAGAATGCAGCAAGTCTAGTCACACCGTATGGAAAAAGTCTTACATTTTAGttatttaagtgccttgctcaagggcacagacaatTTTTTTTTCACCAATTAGAACCAATGACCTTCAGTTACTAGCCCTACGTTTTTAaccgttaggctacctgccgccctgcaGGCACTCCTGGAATCCAGAGAAACATGATGTTTTAGAAGAGTGGTGGTGAAGGCAGTGGCTGTACACAGTCTGTGTTCAAGCAGGGGGGGGACTGAAGCCATCTATGGTCTTTAGTGCCTTGTTTATGAATTATTTTTTATGCTGCCGTATTTCAGTCTATGACCTTAATACTCAAAATTGAGATCAACCTTCAGTGACTTAGAAGTGGTTTGAAGCCAGAGACTGTGAGAAAGGATCTGAAATACAATGCTACAGTTTCACCGGAAACTGACCTGAAGAAATTGAAACGGGTAGATTAACATTTGTCTTTAGTAGTGTTTTGCTTCCTTTTGTAATAATGCCTCTATTGAATGATTTACTTAACGGCAGTTTATAAAATCATATTAGGGATCTCTTTCTCCAATTATCCAACCACAATGTGAATGGtcttgatgaaaataatcaagTGTGTGAAATTGTATCAGAAGTGGGTTTTCTGTATTGCAGCCTAGGTGGATAGATCTTGATAGAGCTCACGATCATAATACAATGGCTataacctggtcccagacctggtTGTACTCTATAACCAACTCCTTGACAttacatttgagttatttagcagacgctcttgtaCAGGGCGTCTTACAATAGTGTGTGCATACATTTGTACTTTTTCGTACTAACAAGCCAGTGAATGATCATAGacattggcaagacagcacaaacatctGGGaccaagataaaaaataaaattgtgaTGGGCACGGATATGGAAAATTTATATTGAAATCAGTTGCATTTTATCAAACACATCTGTTTGAATGAATAACATTGCAACTGTGTGGACTTCTCTTCCAAGGCTTTGAAGTTCAGATAACCGTTTCCTGATTTTCCATGGGCCAGGTGTGAATGTTCTGGGAGCCTAACCTAGCTTGAAAACAATGGAAAGCCTGTTGATGGCCCTTCAGCAGGCTGTTAAGTATGCTAAGTAGATGTTCTGTGACTGCAGGAACAGTCATGAATTTACTTTTACACAATAGTGTAGGTTAACAGCAAGGATAAACCCATATCACGATATGCCATGCTCATATCAGTATTACATTAATTATCGATATTGGTGCTCACCACTAAACATTCGTATTGGGTGGGAAAAATAGtgtatacacacagtaccagtcaagtttggacacctactcattcaagggtttttcttagttgtactattttctacattgtaaaaataaaacatggaatcatgtcgtaaccatacaggtgttaaacaaatcaaaatatattttagattcttcaaagtagccaccctttgacagcgttgcacactcctggcattctctcaaccaccttcacctggaatgcttttccaacagttttgaaggagttcccacgtgctgagcacttgttggctgctcagtacaaaaatgtatgtacCCACTACTGTAAGTCGGTCTGGATAAGCACGTCTGCTAAGATTAAAACCCAGACCTTGGATCAATGGAATCTTGACTGGCGCAGGTGATAAACATGCGACACGGGCCTGGTTAATCACATTGCTGTCGTGACTGTTCCTGTGATTCTACCAaatgatttatatatatacactagatgactgatagggggTGCCATTCATTCTTCTGGGCAGTgccaatatacactgctcaaaaaaataaagggaacacttaaacaacacaatgtaactccaagtcaatcacacttctgtgaaatcaaactgtccacttaggaagcaacactgattgacataaatttcacatgctgttgtgcaaatggaatagacaacaggtggaaattataggcaattagcaagacacccccaataaaggagtggttctgcaggtgataaccacagaccacttctcagttcctatgcttcctggctgatgtcttggtcacttttgaatgctggcggtgctttcactctagtggtagcatgagacggtgtctacaacccacacaagtggctcaggtagtgcagctcatccaggatggcacatcaatgcgagctgtagcaagaaggtttgctgtgtctgtcagcgtagtgtccagagcatggaggcgctaccaggagacaggccagtacatcaggagacattgaggaggccgtaggagggcaacaacccagcagcaggaccgctacctccgcctttgtgcaaggaggagcagggggagcaCTGCaggagccctgcaaaatgacctccagcaggacacaaatgtgcatgtgtctgctcaaacagtcagaaagagactccatgagggtggtatgagggcccgacgtccacaggtgggggttgtgcttacagcccaacaccgtgcaggacgtttggcatttgccagagaacaccaagattggcaaattcgccactggcgccctgtgctcttaacagatgaaagcaggttcacactgagcacatctgacagacgtgacagtctggagacgccgtggagaacgttctgctgcctgcaacatcctccagcatgaccggtttggcggtgggtcagtcatggtgtggggtggcatttctttggggggccgcacagctctccatgtgctcgccagaggtagcctgactgccattaggtaccgagatgagatcctcagaccccttgtgagaccatatgctggtgcggttggccctgggttcctcctaatgcaagacaatgctagacctcatgtggctggagtgtgtcagcagttcctgcaagaggaaggcattgatgctatggactggcccacccgttccccagacctgaatccaattgagcacatctgggacatcatgtctcgcaccatccaccacagactgtccaggggctggcagatgctttagtccaggtctgggagaagatccctcaggagaccatccgccacctcatcaggaatgcccaggcgttgtaaggaggtcatacaggcacgtggaggccacacacactactgagcctcattttgacttgttttaaggacattacatcaaagttggatcagcctgtagtgtggttttccactttaattttgagtgtcactccaaatccagacctccatgggttgatacatttgatttccattgataatttttgtcattttgttgtcagcacattcaactatgtaaagaaaaaagtatttaataagaatatttcattcattcagatctaggatgtgttattttagtgttccctttatttttttgagcagtgtagttgaccggtggcttcaaagcctttcACTGgtcaatacatagcatcagcaatccagggtttatatactgtacatcactggTTGTACCCTGTCTTATGTTCTCTCCTGTAGGTGGGCTGTTTGAATATGTGTCTGGAGCAAACTTCTTTGGTGAGATAACAGAGTGGGCGGGATTTGCCCTGGCGGCTCATTCTGTACACAGCGCATCCTTCGCCATCTTCACTCTCATTGTTCTTGCCAGCAGAGCTTTCGCTCACCACAGGTAggaaggaaacacacacacggtTTGGGGTGAACTACACCTTTAACACTTGTAATACTATAATAGTGAATTCATGTCCtcctgtctttccttctctctagGTGGTACCTTCAGAAATTCGAAGACTACCCCAAATCCAGGAAGGCATTGATACCATTTGTATTATAATGATTCACTACAACGATCcaacctccaacagcccaacgcAACGAGCTGTGACCCTATGCTACATCATCTGGGGTCTGGTTAGGTTTGTTATTGCTTGTTTGTTTGGGTTTACCTCAAGAGAATACGTACAAGGATGAACACAATGAGTACTGACAATTCTATTCACTGAGAAGATATGAAGAGCTCCAGAAACCACAACACCAATGACAAGATTATTAGACATGCCCTGATGGAGGCTACAATGCCAAGTAGaggcaatttattttattgagaaaaaaaaatcctccAAGAGTGGCTGGATATATTTTTCACATGGTTGCACCTCAGCTCTCACCAACTTGGTTATGTCCCGCAATGAGATTTACTATAGTATGTGGCGACTATTACTTTTACGATACTTTCACAGCGGACCAACCAACAGAACCAATCCATCTTACAAAGGTTCAGCTCCATTTCAACACATCCCCTAACCTCTACCCTTCCCCTAACTCCCTGCAGCAGTGTGTGcatctctcgccctctctgttgCGTGCAGGCGGAGAATGAGCCAACCATCAAAACACAATCTGTCAGTAGAGCTCTAGTTTCCCCGGTGAGACAACCCAGTGCTAGAAGGACTGAGAATTAACTTACTGTCAACACACAGGAATGCAGACAGACAAATTTCACTGCTTGTGGAAGAAACTAGCTCTTTGTATATTCGTGCACTCACGTGTGTGTCAGAGGAATCTGTTGTGAGCAGTGTTGTAGTCTTCCCCTATGATTTGTAGTGCTAGCAGCACTGAGGATGAACCAACCCttcaccacacacatacacacacacacacacacacacttcgtgAGGCGACCCCAGCCTTAGGGCTGAAAATGGGGTTATGAACCAGAGATACAAATGAGAGAAATGCTCCATTCAGTCAGTAAGTCCACTGGATTAGTATATCACCCAGAGCTTGTTGCTGCCATAGAGAGaccaaaagagagggagagtgaaaagatagtgatggagggagagagagtgggctAGTGAGGGAGTGAGCAATACTCAACCTGACATTCTTGCTCTGGGGGTTTTCCTTGGCTCTGTCACATGCAGCACGTGAGCAGGGAGGGAAGCAGACATTATGCAAAGAGCGCACACACAGTACAGAAGGTGCTGCCAGTAGGCTCCAGCTTGCCTCATTccattacagagtttaatgggcTGGAAGATGGCTGTGTGTAGGGTTGACTGCAAATGGTGTCTGGAATCGCTCTCTCTTTGCGTGTGTAATGACGAACACCTCTAGTTACGTGTTCCCCGTCTCCTTCCCAGCCCTCTGTCTTCACATGTAGTTTATAGTATCAATCCTGTAAGTGAGGATAGTATATTTTTAATTGGGCAGCAATTATTTTTTTACTGAAACATTGGATTCATTTCAATTATACTCATTTTGATTCCATTCATGACATAACAGAATTGGAAATGCTGAACTGCACTGtggactccatctctctctgtgtgtgtagtgttctcAAGACTCAAGCTATTACACCCATTGCCCCAAGCAACATATTTGTCTGAGGTAAGAGCTCACCTTGTGAATTCCTTGTGGTCTTAGGACAGCATTGCATTTTGACTCACACTGAACTGAGCTGTTAGCAAGCAGTAAAATGGGTTGTTGAGCTCCTTAGCTTACCAGGGTCATTCAGGGAGAGACTAGGATCAATGACATTAAAAAGTCACCCAGCTTGTGGTAATACATTctcttttttttaatatatatatatattttttaacctctACAAGGACCAGGAAGTCATTTAAACATAAGTATTTTCTGAGAGGGATGCTCCAAATGAAACGACCTGTTTCTTTATgtaatcaattaaatgtattttttttattgccAATCTGTCATGCACAAAGGCTGTCCAACATTTTGCCAGGGTTATTCAAATTTCTCATTACCATGTTGACTGATTACTTATTTCAAATTAACTTTATCTTAGCTGTCTACTCCTGTTATGATACTGGGTGCTGTTATTGAATTATTCATAATACATATTTTGCTGTataaacataaacataaacaaaaaTTCTTCAAATATTTACTTTGAACAGTATTGGGTGATTTGTAATGAGTCAAATTGTGTGGCAGCTGAGAGCGAGGTGTGTGTCGTTACCACAGCTACAAAGCAAAAATTGGCTATATctaaaaaaactaaaataatttAAATACGTTTTTTGGTCTTAACATAAGGTTAGGCAtaatgttagcagtgtggttaaggttaggtttaaaatctgattttaagaagagaaattgtagaaataggcgagGGTTtaggactttgtggctgtggtaactagggACGACCGGGGTGTGTTCAAACCGATCGTTTAAAATCCTACAGACATGCGCACGGCGCTTCGGTTTGAAGAGAATACGCCATATTGAATCACCGTAGACTTCTGCTAGCGATTTTCAGCTAGCTGTTTGAAAAGGACCGGTCTTCTAATGGTCTTCATTTGGCGTTACCATTTATCTCTGTATTTGTAACACGGGTTATTATCACATTTCTTTAGTCAGGGCAGTAGTGTATTTTTAACGGGCACATTGATTTGCTTGAAGGGGGTTCCGAAAAAAAGTTGAATGGATCCGAGGGTGGCTTGGAATCAGCCCGAGCAGAAAGGACCTGCGAACGCATCATGGATGCGAATCTGGGAGATGTCTCAGGTACGAGCGACCTCCGGTCAACATCATAATAATCAGAACCACAACCGGTGTGTGAATTATCCAGCGTTGGACGTTTATAAAAAAATTGCGGCATCGAGCAATAGCATTAACACCACTGCTAGTCTGAGCAGCAGCCATCACTGTATTTCAAACCGTACTACTAATCACGGCACTTCATTTTCCTCCTTCGGGTCAACGTTACCCAAAGGCAACGTACAGAACATATTGACCCCGTCCAACGCGAACGGTAACAGTGTAACGACAGATTTGTTGGGAGACAGTGGAATGCCCCAAAAGACGGAATCTGGAACGGACAGTCCATCTTCGAACTGCTCGTTGGGAAGGACTTGCGGTGGCAATGTAACGGGAAATAGTAATAAAAGCCCTGGATGTGCCAATCTGTTTTTTAGCTTCAGCGAAAGCATGCATAATAATGTCAACCAATTCCACCACCATCAAAGGCATCATCAGGATCACCCCCAGTACAATTTCCAACATAATTGTGTGAAGCGTCACCCACCATCACCCTTAAATAACCACACTCACCATCCAGGCCGAAGGAAAAGTGACAACAAGGCGAGCACCTATGGGATTAATTACTTGCTTTCTAACTGGACTAATGACAACCATGTTAGCTCGGGGACTGGAACTCCTTGGAAGACGAGGAAATACAGCCCCGGTGTTGATGGGTGAGTATTTTTGATAGGGTCATTGCCCCACTGGGATTGTTTGACGCCAACATACAtacagaacaatgagacagatatttcaccggatgtataaatgtaaCATCCGGTTGGGCTTTCattcactaccaaatatggtgatgagaggaagcccattGGCCGGCTGTGGGAGAAGATTGAGCAATATAAATTTTGGCCGATTAAATATTTGTATCTCCATACAGTTCTGTATCCATAACTATAATTTGTAGCTAACAGAGTGGATTAGGTTTTGAAGACTTTACCAaagtgagggaaaaaaatatttgtgcaagggcgaattgagttattgcacacacgcgtttcacagagtaggcgttccttAACGGAAATATGCAATTAAATACTGTCTCTAGTTTATCTTGAGTTAGTTATACTCTTTGGCTAACTTGCTAACGTTAACTGCGACAGCTAGCTGTCATGGTTTCCTATTCCtattagttaacgttagctacttttatttatgattgTAAAAATGTCATCTTGTCATGCCTACAGTTAATCAGTTAACGTGTAATTTTGGTGTTTGATTTGCTGCACGGGCGGTAGTAATGCGAATGTTAACTTTTAGCTAGATTGAACTGCAGTGGCTAACcagttttttgtatttattagcagtgtattagctagcttgctaagcAGGTAGCGGCTAACTAACGCTTTGGTAGGGTTAGCTTGCTAACTTATTGGTTACTTAACATATGAATGGTTGGGTAACTTCTAGAATATATGTTTAAGTCACACAAACTTAAAAAGGGGTTCATAGTTAGCCACTTGGAAGATGAACCACTGACTCAATATATAGTTATTCAActatagctagctagttggcttgctagctaactacATTCCATATATTATTGTTGATTAGATTAGTTAGCTATATATATTTCCAAGTTGGTGACCACCGCTATAAAATCAGAGGCTGTAACAAAAACTGCCAGGTGACTTTAAGATACCTAGATAACTACTATATTAAGAGTAAGAAGGCTATCAATAAGTTCATTTTCATTAGATTTGCTGAAAATACAAAATCATGTTTTAACGATAAATCTGTTTATTTTGCCAAAAACATGCACACGATCTCTTATCTACCTTTAGTATGCACAGAAGCAATTGTAAGGATCACAGGTCGCATGTTTCGTTACAATTCACAATATTGTTTTGGACTGATGCCCGGTTGAGCGTTCTACTCCATCGTCAATGAAGATTTAATCTTAAATGCATTACAGTGACTTGGAAATACTGTCATTCCAAATGAGTCAAATAGTTAGTAGGGAAACCTTCTGTCTTAATTTTGATGTCGCCAGATTTACTTTAGATGtagtataacgttagctagctttctAAAATCAAGGTCACCGGATTTTAGCATTGTTAGCTTTTTTTCGAACTTTGCTAGCTGACGAGAACATTGAGATGCGTAAAGTAAATTTGACGACATGATAATGCtggcaaagttgtttcctactaaaTATTTGAGTGCTTTTGCAATAGTAGTTAGGCTCCGTCCAGAATGACTGGGTTTATCACCACTTTAGGGCATCACTTTGGGTACGCCGGCAGAGGGCGGCTTGAGAACGCTCATAACAATGGCATGACGTGACGGAGGAAGCACCTAACGaagattttagcatgtacatctaATTGGGGAAAAACAAATACCACTAAAAGTGGgacgcatgccagcaaagccactacacaacaagtaacaacaatacattaattgcactttaACGGTGACACACAGTggccacaaactgttagggcatATATAAAGCtatcccaacatcttaccactgctacacctggctatcagcggagccttgtctggcagtgaaacagttaattCCTTCTCATTTACTGCCtataaaaaacatagctgatatggctgatttgcttaaacaaatgtggtttctaatgacaattgagatgtacaaactatggcataaggacacaagcggataagaggcaatccgtaattttgattaagacattaatgtgCAAGTTAGGACAGacagtcaatataactatttctttagcacttttgaaatgtacagcgacagaattcagagcTTGGGCCGTTCTTAATGTTcttcctgtacaccaagtcagaactgtaggataaataacaggggcatataagcagacaatgaaagttcttacaatattcaatgattacatttctctaaaacaggctgtaccttctccactatgcaatcagGTTTCCGAACTGTaaacgggtgcacctcagccatgttcaAGGTCCTGAACAatgtcataaccgccatcgataaaagaccgtcctgtgcagccgtcttcatcaacctggccaaaggctttcgactctgtcaatcactgtattcttgtCGGCAGACtccacagccttggtttctctaatgactgcctcgcctggttcactaactacttcacagagttcagtgtgtcaaatcggggggcctgttgtccggacctctggaagtctctatgggggtgccacagggttcaatgaTAGGACCAA
The DNA window shown above is from Oncorhynchus mykiss isolate Arlee chromosome 18, USDA_OmykA_1.1, whole genome shotgun sequence and carries:
- the srd5a1 gene encoding 3-oxo-5-alpha-steroid 4-dehydrogenase 1, with the protein product MDSILSKLFASETEELYVLDCLAYFMIFMAACTFITLLFENVPYGRYATSRYGFPVNVKFAWFVQELPAFLVPLCLVLWTSAAKTTHLPNQLLLVMYFCHYVQRSLIYPFLIRGGKSTPFASFALAFVFCIYNGYMQVRYLSHYAEYSADWVTSPCFITGSALWLVGWLVNIHSDHILRNLRKPGEISYKIPTGGLFEYVSGANFFGEITEWAGFALAAHSVHSASFAIFTLIVLASRAFAHHRWYLQKFEDYPKSRKALIPFVL